The nucleotide window CAACGGAAATTAACCAattttctccccccccccccacccccccccccacccccaaaataaaataaaaaaacacAGAAATTTAACACTTATTGGCAACTAAATGTTGCCGTGTGCTTAATGAGATGTAATATATGCGCTTAATTAGCATAGCATGTAATACAATCCGGGCTGATTAACCAGCTTGATCACATAAGAGAATTGACGAGGAAGGAACAAGTGTAGGGTAGCTAGCACAATGCAGAGCTGGATGTCCCAACAACAATGTCATCCAAGAAAGCACATTATATTCGCTCCAAGATGAGCTAGCCAGCCAGCGTATTATACACAAAAGGGCAGGCCAGCAACAGCAGCATCGGACCGCATATAACAAACATATAAATATATAATAGATGATGAAATGAATCAGCAGCAATGTTGCGTTGGCTAGGTCAAATCAAGAGACAAGCATAAAGACAATCATCTTCCTTTCTTTCATTCCTCCTAGGCCTGCATTGTATGTAGTATATGTAGATTCTTCTCTCCCACACGGAGGAGTGAGTACAAATGGAGCTAGCAGTCACAATGTGCTAAATAATCAATTAACAATGTCGATCTTGTCTCACAACGGAAAAGAGGGTGTTAATGTGGGAACAATGAGCAATGTACTATGCGAATTTCGCAATCGACCGATCGATGTAGATATTGCTGTTAATTAAGCGGTATTTTTCGTAAAAGAACAATCCATCAGAAAAATGCTTCTAGGACTGGCTGCTAGAGTCATGTACCTACCAAATGCTGGTATGGCCTATTGGTATGGTGAGatgggaggagagagagagagagagagagagaggttgaGATGGACATGTCGCTTACTCCTTCCATTCCATTCCATGGTGGTTGGCTTCTCTTTCTGGTTGGGCGGTGCTATCTTTTCtcatttctttttttcttcttctttcctttcttgATATGTGAGGAGTAGGCGGAGTTCTTCCTTTTTGCGTGCTCTTCCTTCCCATGGAATCTTTCCTGGCACTGCCGTTTCACCTTTTGATCATGGATGGATTGGATGGGCGGCATTGGTCACGAACCGAACGGCGCCCGGTGGGGTGTCCCCTTCCGCCGCCGACCTTGGGGCCGCGCGCCGTTCTTGCTGCCGCCGGCCTCGGCctcgctgccgctgccgccgccgccgtcgacatTGCCGACGACGGTGGCCCCGTGCCCGTGTCCGTGCCCGTGCGTCTTGGTGTCCACCAACTGCATGCGTATGCGTGAGCGTGACACGGAGGAGAAACGGATTAAACGTGAACGAACCAATCGGACGAACGGCATTGGCATTGTGCCGAAAAGAAAAGAATGATTGAAAGAAGGGAAATCATGCAATTTATCTTGAGCGAGCAGAGCAGAGCGGAAAAGAAGGGTAGGGTAGGTGTACCTTGCATCCGAGGGAGCAGAAGCGGAAGGGGTCGAGCAGCGCGCGGCCGCAGATCTCGCAATTGTAGGGAGACGCGGCGGCCTTCcccgcggcggcgccggcgccgCGCGGCTGGGGCCGCTCGTTGAGGAAGAGGACCCTGGCGCTGTTGATGACGTAGGTCTGGACGCCGGCGATGTCGAGGACGTCCTCCACCTCGGTGACGCGCACCACGTCGTGGTAGGACGACCGCCGTATCTGCTTTCCGAGCCCAATGCCGGCCAAGAAacagaggagaggagaggagggatCATTCAAAACGCAACTTTTTTTCTTTTCCCAATCAATCAATCAACAagacaagagaagagaagagaagaggaGTGGCATTGGCACCTGGATGACCCGGTGCGACGCGTGGCGGTGGGAGCGGCAGTAGTAGCAGAATGCAGCGGGCGTGGCGCGGCAGTCGATGCAGAACATGTTGCACTCGTTGCGCGGGGAGCCCGGGTGCGCCGCGCAGGCCAGGAAGAAGCGGGTGCCCAGGAGCGCCTCCAGCCAGCCGGGCACGCCGGATCCCGAGCTGTCGTCCTCCGACGAGGGCGGCGCCACCCGCCGCATCATCATGCCCACGACCACCAGCCGCCGGGCAATGCCGCTGCGCTAACTAACAGGGG belongs to Triticum urartu cultivar G1812 chromosome 7, Tu2.1, whole genome shotgun sequence and includes:
- the LOC125525195 gene encoding protein RGF1 INDUCIBLE TRANSCRIPTION FACTOR 1-like, with product MMMRRVAPPSSEDDSSGSGVPGWLEALLGTRFFLACAAHPGSPRNECNMFCIDCRATPAAFCYYCRSHRHASHRVIQIRRSSYHDVVRVTEVEDVLDIAGVQTYVINSARVLFLNERPQPRGAGAAAGKAAASPYNCEICGRALLDPFRFCSLGCKLVDTKTHGHGHGHGATVVGNVDGGGGSGSEAEAGGSKNGARPQGRRRKGTPHRAPFGS